A window of the Butyricimonas virosa genome harbors these coding sequences:
- a CDS encoding NIL domain-containing protein, which yields MTKKVILTFPVDATDRPLTYDLIRIYDVKVNILKAEIQPGKTGSLLIEMDADPLRIEQAIAFLNDNGVTVSPVSSKISYDDSRCINCGNCASACFSHALTIEAPDWKLQFNPEKCIACKLCLKACPLKLFKIEFSNPESC from the coding sequence ATGACTAAAAAAGTAATATTAACCTTCCCGGTAGACGCAACAGACAGACCTTTGACATACGACTTAATTCGTATTTATGATGTAAAAGTGAATATCCTAAAAGCAGAAATACAACCCGGAAAAACCGGATCACTCTTGATCGAGATGGACGCAGATCCCTTGAGAATAGAACAGGCTATTGCTTTCTTGAATGATAACGGGGTAACCGTAAGTCCGGTATCCAGCAAAATATCTTACGATGACTCCCGATGTATTAATTGTGGAAACTGTGCTTCGGCCTGTTTCTCCCACGCCTTGACTATCGAGGCTCCCGATTGGAAACTACAATTCAATCCCGAAAAATGTATCGCCTGCAAACTATGCTTGAAAGCTTGCCCGTTGAAACTTTTCAAGATTGAATTCAGCAATCCGGAAAGCTGCTAG
- a CDS encoding homocysteine biosynthesis protein: MAKTYAEINDKIKKGTAVVLTAEEVAELAKTLSPKEIAEKVDVVTTATFGAMCSSGAFLNFGHANPPIRMEKIELNGIRVSGGLAAVDTYVGATDCNPENPSYGGAHIIEDLIAGKEITLEAWGKGTDCYPRKHIKTVITKDTINEAILYNPRNAYQNYNVATNSTDKIKYTYMGTLLPKLRNASYSTAGELSPLLNDPECRTIGLGTRIFLCGTEGYVTWNGTQFHSTKETNEYGIPTSNARTIAVIGDLKNMSTEFLRGVYYEKYGVSMFVGIGIPIPILDEDLARRVSIRNEQIETTVVDYGDGNKILGKTNYAALQSGEIEVNGHKIKTAPVASLSKARQIAEILKSWIQKGDFLLTEPVRPMPTGTSLKGLQEIEN; the protein is encoded by the coding sequence ATGGCTAAAACATACGCGGAAATAAACGATAAAATCAAGAAAGGTACGGCTGTCGTGTTGACTGCCGAAGAGGTTGCAGAACTGGCAAAAACGCTCTCCCCGAAAGAGATCGCAGAGAAAGTGGATGTCGTGACCACGGCCACTTTCGGGGCAATGTGTTCCTCCGGGGCATTTTTAAACTTCGGACACGCTAATCCCCCGATTCGCATGGAAAAAATCGAATTGAACGGCATTCGTGTCAGTGGCGGATTGGCTGCCGTGGACACTTACGTGGGAGCAACTGATTGCAATCCGGAAAACCCCAGTTACGGGGGAGCCCACATCATAGAAGATCTGATTGCAGGTAAAGAAATCACGCTGGAGGCCTGGGGAAAAGGTACGGATTGTTATCCCCGGAAACATATCAAAACAGTGATCACCAAAGACACGATCAACGAGGCTATCCTGTACAACCCCAGAAATGCCTACCAGAATTATAACGTGGCTACTAACTCCACGGATAAAATCAAATACACGTACATGGGAACCCTATTACCCAAATTGCGGAACGCTTCTTACAGCACGGCCGGAGAATTATCTCCCCTGTTGAATGATCCGGAATGCCGCACGATCGGCTTGGGAACCCGTATTTTCCTTTGTGGAACGGAAGGATACGTCACTTGGAACGGTACCCAATTCCACTCCACGAAAGAAACAAACGAATACGGCATTCCCACCAGTAACGCTCGCACGATAGCCGTGATCGGTGACTTGAAGAACATGAGCACGGAATTCCTAAGAGGAGTTTATTACGAGAAATACGGGGTGAGCATGTTTGTCGGTATCGGTATACCCATTCCTATTCTGGATGAAGATCTTGCCCGGAGAGTGTCTATTCGAAATGAACAAATAGAAACCACGGTTGTAGATTACGGAGACGGAAATAAGATTTTAGGTAAAACAAATTATGCGGCCTTGCAAAGTGGAGAGATCGAGGTTAACGGTCATAAAATCAAAACGGCTCCCGTTGCCAGCCTGTCAAAAGCCCGGCAAATCGCCGAGATTTTAAAGTCATGGATTCAGAAAGGAGACTTCCTACTCACGGAACCCGTTCGCCCCATGCCGACAGGCACTTCACTAAAAGGACTCCAAGAAATTGAGAATTGA